A genomic window from Treponema maltophilum ATCC 51939 includes:
- a CDS encoding leucine-rich repeat domain-containing protein — protein MKTVKKTMLIAPALVLLCALFITACPQPFENKPNVPSGPDPNLLIEGGVLKGGQTPSGTLVIPADVTEIAREAFKDRKDLQAVDFSSCTRLTKIGAEAFFGCTGLKSLSLPASLETLEYSVFFGCTGINGTVVLPANLETIGDGAFYSCSNVDGFDFSKCTKLSSIGSITFANCTKITKMNLPASLKTIKGDAFNDCPELTELTVHSDNESLKSKKNIIYTYDETQALCCTRTIPSVDFPPNLTQIADWAFMYCKKLQELKLPDSVETLGFQTFYGCDGIKGTVHLPRNLKTIGNSAFSWCREVDGFDFSKCNELSSIGGRAFADCTKIKEVHLPEKLTNIAGDAFSGCTELKTITVDPANATFTVKDNTVYDKSAKKLLCSARAITSFTFPTDITEIGEGAFSGCEKLTAANLSSCTALKTIAADAFFGCASLKQLILPASLETLEKEVFFTCREMSGTVVLPANLKKIGEDAFFQCGKVTVFDFSKCTAFISIAGGAFTECNAAVFTVKKGSVGSAIKTALIKSGVAADKIKEVD, from the coding sequence ATGAAAACCGTAAAAAAGACTATGTTGATTGCGCCGGCACTCGTACTACTGTGCGCGCTGTTTATTACGGCTTGTCCGCAGCCTTTCGAAAATAAGCCGAACGTACCGAGCGGTCCCGATCCGAATTTGCTTATTGAAGGCGGCGTACTTAAAGGCGGGCAAACGCCCTCGGGCACCCTTGTCATACCGGCGGACGTTACGGAAATAGCAAGGGAAGCTTTTAAAGACCGTAAGGATTTGCAAGCGGTTGATTTTTCTTCGTGTACCCGCCTTACAAAAATCGGCGCCGAAGCGTTTTTCGGCTGTACGGGCTTAAAGAGCTTGAGTTTACCTGCAAGCCTTGAAACATTGGAATACAGTGTTTTTTTCGGATGTACGGGAATAAACGGCACGGTAGTTTTGCCGGCAAATCTTGAGACAATCGGCGATGGTGCATTTTACTCGTGCAGCAATGTTGACGGCTTCGATTTTTCAAAGTGTACCAAGCTTAGTTCAATCGGCAGTATTACGTTTGCAAACTGTACGAAAATAACGAAGATGAACTTACCCGCAAGCCTTAAAACGATTAAAGGCGATGCCTTTAACGATTGTCCGGAGCTTACAGAGCTTACGGTGCATTCCGATAACGAGTCTCTTAAGTCTAAAAAGAATATTATCTACACTTACGATGAAACGCAGGCGTTGTGCTGTACTCGGACGATACCATCGGTTGACTTCCCTCCGAACCTTACGCAAATAGCCGACTGGGCTTTTATGTATTGTAAAAAATTACAAGAGTTAAAATTACCCGATAGTGTTGAAACGTTGGGTTTTCAGACATTTTACGGATGTGACGGAATAAAGGGAACAGTACATCTGCCTAGAAATCTTAAGACAATCGGCAACAGTGCTTTTAGCTGGTGCAGGGAGGTTGACGGCTTTGATTTTTCAAAGTGTAACGAGCTTAGCTCAATCGGCGGTCGTGCGTTTGCAGACTGTACGAAAATAAAGGAAGTACACTTACCCGAAAAACTTACAAATATTGCGGGCGATGCCTTTTCGGGTTGTACGGAGCTTAAAACGATTACGGTAGATCCTGCAAATGCAACCTTTACGGTTAAAGATAATACCGTTTACGATAAAAGCGCAAAAAAACTGTTATGCAGTGCGCGGGCGATAACATCGTTTACCTTTCCGACGGATATTACGGAAATAGGGGAAGGCGCCTTTTCAGGCTGTGAGAAGTTAACGGCGGCGAATCTTTCTTCCTGTACCGCTCTTAAAACAATCGCTGCCGATGCGTTTTTCGGCTGTGCGAGCTTAAAGCAGTTGATTTTACCTGCAAGCCTTGAAACATTGGAAAAGGAGGTTTTTTTCACCTGTAGGGAAATGAGCGGAACGGTGGTTTTGCCGGCAAATCTTAAGAAAATCGGTGAGGACGCTTTTTTCCAGTGCGGTAAGGTTACCGTCTTTGATTTTTCAAAGTGTACGGCTTTTATTTCAATCGCCGGCGGTGCGTTTACTGAATGTAACGCGGCCGTGTTTACGGTAAAAAAGGGCAGTGTCGGCAGTGCAATAAAAACAGCACTTATAAAAAGCGGTGTTGCCGCAGACAAAATCAAAGAAGTTGATTGA
- a CDS encoding thiamine pyrophosphokinase, with protein sequence MISVLIFTGGLHPSKSDFKRCIKQFARPSFVIAADSGLACAHRFGYKPDLIVGDMDSLVPASALDEYPDEKILRFKRDKDDSDTVIALKEAIAYPQSDPDKSVQCAQGNSTPYRREELFIILCGGDGGRLDHLLGIVKQFETPVYPDLWLCREQTVYNLRSGADGSPRVLHLDSQQCKEYVSVFPVHGLCSGALLKSEGLVWPLEKVDWHNGAFSLSNRACDDYVLHKKDVVLTAEKGAFIVIAPY encoded by the coding sequence ATGATATCCGTTTTGATTTTTACCGGTGGTTTGCATCCGTCAAAGTCCGATTTTAAACGCTGTATAAAACAATTCGCCCGGCCTTCGTTTGTGATTGCCGCCGATTCCGGTCTTGCATGCGCTCATCGGTTCGGCTATAAGCCCGATTTGATTGTAGGCGATATGGACAGCCTTGTTCCCGCAAGCGCTCTTGATGAATATCCCGACGAAAAAATCCTGCGCTTCAAGCGCGACAAGGACGACAGCGACACCGTCATCGCTTTAAAGGAAGCGATTGCTTATCCGCAGAGCGATCCGGACAAAAGTGTGCAGTGCGCGCAGGGGAACAGCACGCCGTATCGGCGGGAAGAGCTTTTTATTATTTTGTGCGGGGGCGACGGCGGAAGGCTCGATCATCTTTTGGGAATCGTAAAGCAGTTCGAAACGCCCGTGTATCCGGACCTATGGCTGTGCCGGGAGCAAACCGTGTACAATTTGCGTTCCGGCGCGGACGGTTCGCCCCGCGTTTTACACCTTGATTCGCAGCAGTGCAAAGAATACGTGTCGGTGTTTCCCGTACACGGTCTTTGCAGCGGCGCCCTCCTCAAGTCCGAAGGCCTTGTGTGGCCGCTGGAGAAGGTCGATTGGCACAACGGTGCATTCAGTTTAAGCAACCGAGCGTGCGACGACTATGTGTTGCACAAAAAGGATGTCGTGCTGACCGCCGAAAAGGGCGCTTTTATCGTTATCGCGCCGTATTGA
- a CDS encoding CPBP family glutamic-type intramembrane protease produces the protein MKNVHQLIAEISEYFIITAVLALPPLFVPHQTGAVLRVPSLGALLFYMAAALFLFLRARSTQSAFPALNTVEPDAAFNQKADAAFRRKAASKRATSAVLSFAARLLLCFCALACSAALWNRIAAFAGENAVHAPLPDEAGRRFPFFSGIIVLACYEEMLYRFFLPEKARRIVSLVFSDPDSAHVSRMFYALAEFIPICLFALAHRYLGIYAVGNALCAAVILRTAVCKKVPIFGLCAVHAAYNAAMLIALFNTAR, from the coding sequence GTGAAGAATGTTCATCAGCTGATAGCCGAAATTTCGGAATATTTTATTATAACGGCCGTTTTGGCGCTGCCGCCTCTTTTTGTGCCGCATCAAACGGGCGCCGTATTGCGCGTACCGTCTTTAGGCGCGCTCTTATTTTATATGGCGGCTGCACTCTTTCTATTCCTTCGCGCCCGGAGTACACAAAGCGCCTTCCCCGCCTTAAACACAGTCGAACCCGACGCCGCATTCAATCAAAAAGCCGACGCGGCATTCCGCCGAAAAGCGGCATCAAAACGCGCAACGTCAGCGGTTCTTTCTTTTGCCGCCCGGCTGCTCCTATGCTTTTGCGCCCTCGCGTGTTCGGCCGCTCTGTGGAACCGTATTGCCGCCTTTGCAGGCGAAAATGCCGTACATGCGCCGCTCCCCGATGAGGCGGGCCGCAGGTTTCCGTTTTTTTCGGGAATAATCGTCCTCGCCTGCTACGAAGAAATGCTGTACCGATTTTTTTTACCTGAAAAAGCGCGACGGATTGTATCGCTTGTTTTTTCCGATCCCGATTCCGCGCACGTTTCACGCATGTTTTACGCTTTAGCCGAATTCATTCCCATTTGTCTTTTTGCACTTGCCCACCGCTACCTCGGCATATACGCTGTCGGCAATGCCCTGTGTGCGGCAGTCATACTGCGCACCGCCGTTTGCAAAAAAGTGCCGATATTCGGCCTTTGCGCCGTTCATGCCGCATACAACGCGGCAATGCTTATAGCGCTGTTCAATACGGCGCGATAA
- a CDS encoding PilZ domain-containing protein — MYTAVIIVACILILIVLLRVIFLISPCISFFAKGFNAGFDFKELRFLWPIADAGNPETPAALFESVALLDKSIAAVLKKAEKDKTTNTQNVQSFLKRLYDCRTKVELDPNAKNGIQDTHYISKGQELRILVRGVGVFFARVMQNGRQLIISLPLENGELTVSGDKWVHKKIVVYFHRQDDAFYVFDTTVLRNLLFNGRNALVLAHSSSLLRSQKRRSVRCKCRIPAQLFLGAKKPEDRVKFESEPGFKCMLEDLSEDGSLIRIGGKAKAGMPIKLQFALDKKRVVMYGLVKSVSYDKKTEESHIHFQCAETTAWFKNTILGYVYKNLPEKEALF; from the coding sequence ATGTACACTGCGGTAATTATCGTCGCCTGCATATTGATTCTCATCGTTCTTTTGCGCGTAATCTTTTTGATTTCGCCCTGCATAAGTTTTTTTGCAAAGGGCTTTAATGCGGGCTTCGATTTTAAAGAATTGCGCTTTTTGTGGCCGATTGCCGACGCCGGAAATCCCGAAACTCCTGCCGCCTTATTCGAATCGGTTGCGCTTCTCGATAAAAGCATTGCCGCCGTTTTGAAAAAGGCCGAAAAAGATAAAACGACGAATACGCAAAACGTGCAAAGTTTTTTAAAACGCTTATACGATTGCCGTACAAAGGTTGAATTGGATCCGAACGCTAAAAACGGCATACAGGATACGCACTATATATCGAAGGGGCAGGAACTTCGGATTTTGGTACGCGGCGTCGGTGTTTTTTTTGCGCGCGTTATGCAAAACGGCCGTCAACTTATCATTTCACTGCCTCTTGAAAACGGAGAGTTGACCGTATCCGGCGACAAGTGGGTACACAAAAAAATTGTCGTGTACTTCCATCGGCAGGACGATGCTTTTTACGTATTCGATACGACCGTGCTCCGTAATCTCTTGTTTAACGGGCGCAATGCGCTCGTCCTTGCGCACAGTTCTTCGCTGCTGCGTTCGCAAAAGCGCCGGTCGGTACGCTGCAAGTGCCGCATTCCCGCGCAGCTTTTTCTCGGCGCCAAAAAACCGGAAGACAGAGTAAAGTTCGAATCGGAACCCGGCTTTAAATGCATGCTCGAAGACCTTTCCGAAGACGGCTCTCTTATCCGCATCGGCGGCAAAGCAAAAGCCGGCATGCCGATAAAACTGCAATTCGCTTTGGACAAAAAACGCGTCGTTATGTACGGTCTTGTAAAATCCGTTTCGTACGATAAAAAGACCGAAGAATCGCACATACATTTTCAGTGTGCGGAAACGACCGCGTGGTTTAAAAATACTATTTTAGGGTACGTATATAAAAACTTGCCGGAAAAAGAGGCATTGTTTTAG
- a CDS encoding ComEC/Rec2 family competence protein — translation MVTQKTIFTLPPVRIAAVILALALYARLVKPADPHAFRCCMPLEKLGSVSGLVASNPSKTSSGRFYSLLLDAERAGSADMSCSARGRVRLLVPCELVEALYPGKLFSLSKKDVPVEQGARLVCTVRRIEESSAADTPPSTSAGGARSASATTAARGSKSDTPSVPVFIAETTSFAGWKNDICRLRALSRLYLKRVLYAWGDAGGLLLALVSGSREYTDEKLAQAFQNAGLAHILALSGMHLSLFISAASFSKFLVGKKAASVLSLIFMCAFIWFAGASPSLVRAFLCVFVALIARFLFIELSAKGSFDCLCAAFIVQTAFLHADIYSAAFMLSYAAIAGILLISPLVRPFLCSFLPQKLAESASATAGAWLATSPLTAVLFGHIAPVGLISSIIVTPLASVFFIAGCAGVFFCLILPFLLYPLNGIIQVLYAALKYAVLFFARFKPIDLL, via the coding sequence GTGGTAACACAAAAAACGATTTTTACGCTTCCTCCCGTGCGTATTGCCGCCGTAATCCTTGCGCTTGCCTTATACGCGCGGCTCGTAAAGCCTGCGGATCCGCACGCATTCAGGTGCTGTATGCCGCTCGAGAAGCTCGGCAGCGTTTCCGGCCTTGTCGCGTCGAACCCTTCAAAAACGTCTTCGGGACGGTTTTATTCGCTTTTATTGGACGCCGAGCGGGCGGGTTCGGCCGATATGAGTTGTTCGGCAAGGGGGCGCGTACGGCTGCTTGTTCCTTGCGAACTTGTTGAAGCTTTGTATCCGGGAAAACTTTTTTCGCTTTCGAAAAAGGACGTGCCGGTGGAGCAGGGCGCCCGCCTTGTGTGTACCGTCCGCCGCATTGAAGAATCTTCCGCCGCCGATACGCCGCCGTCGACGAGTGCAGGCGGTGCAAGGTCCGCATCGGCCACAACGGCCGCGCGCGGCTCAAAATCGGACACGCCGTCGGTGCCGGTTTTTATCGCCGAAACGACATCTTTTGCGGGCTGGAAAAACGACATCTGCCGTTTGCGCGCGCTTTCCCGCCTGTATTTAAAACGCGTATTGTACGCGTGGGGCGATGCCGGCGGTCTTTTGCTTGCCCTTGTTTCGGGTTCGCGCGAATATACGGACGAAAAGCTCGCTCAAGCGTTTCAAAATGCGGGCTTGGCGCATATTTTGGCTTTGTCGGGCATGCACTTGTCGCTGTTTATTTCGGCAGCTTCTTTTTCGAAATTCCTTGTCGGCAAAAAAGCGGCATCCGTTTTATCGCTTATTTTTATGTGCGCGTTTATTTGGTTTGCGGGCGCAAGCCCCTCTCTCGTGCGCGCTTTTTTGTGCGTATTCGTCGCCCTTATAGCACGATTTTTGTTTATCGAATTGTCCGCAAAGGGAAGTTTTGACTGTTTATGCGCGGCCTTTATCGTGCAAACGGCCTTTTTGCATGCCGACATTTATTCGGCCGCCTTTATGCTTTCGTATGCGGCGATTGCGGGCATCTTGCTTATAAGTCCGCTTGTTCGCCCGTTTTTGTGTTCGTTTTTGCCGCAAAAACTTGCCGAAAGCGCTTCCGCGACCGCGGGAGCATGGCTTGCAACATCGCCGCTTACCGCAGTGCTGTTCGGGCATATTGCGCCGGTCGGTCTTATCTCGTCGATTATCGTAACACCGCTTGCTTCAGTCTTTTTTATTGCGGGATGTGCCGGCGTATTTTTTTGCCTGATTTTGCCTTTTCTTTTATACCCGCTTAATGGTATAATACAGGTGCTGTATGCCGCGCTTAAATATGCGGTACTGTTTTTTGCGCGCTTTAAGCCGATTGACCTTTTGTGA
- the rsmA gene encoding 16S rRNA (adenine(1518)-N(6)/adenine(1519)-N(6))-dimethyltransferase RsmA, translated as MIQAIDYDSPSFLKTFMDARGMAMQKKFGQNFLVNPSARAKIADGMNLERGMRVWEIGPGLGALTFELLKRGAFVTAFEIDRGFIQVLETVFPDEIAQNRLKIVAGDVLKTWKTEYDSGVKADCLCGNLPYNIAAKIVADTVSESVRFNRCVFTVQKEVGQRMTAKTGSPLYSSFSVLCRWAYDIKPLMDLAAGSFWPRPNVASQVLTFTPAADFPACKSTERFLTLQRALFSSRRKTVKNNLTALYKDAEKAELILKRAGIHPADRAENLSVADILGLADAAYEYESKGHTDEQHG; from the coding sequence GTGATTCAAGCGATCGATTACGATTCCCCGTCGTTTTTAAAAACCTTTATGGATGCGCGGGGCATGGCCATGCAAAAAAAATTCGGACAGAATTTTTTGGTGAATCCGAGCGCGCGCGCAAAAATCGCCGACGGCATGAACTTGGAGCGGGGAATGCGCGTATGGGAAATCGGGCCGGGCTTGGGCGCGCTTACGTTCGAGCTTTTAAAACGCGGCGCCTTTGTAACGGCATTCGAAATCGACCGCGGCTTTATTCAGGTTCTTGAAACGGTTTTTCCCGACGAAATCGCGCAAAACCGCTTGAAAATCGTCGCGGGCGACGTTCTTAAAACGTGGAAGACCGAATACGATTCCGGTGTGAAAGCCGATTGCCTGTGCGGGAATCTTCCGTACAATATCGCCGCAAAAATCGTTGCGGATACCGTATCGGAAAGCGTGCGTTTTAACCGCTGCGTGTTTACCGTACAAAAAGAAGTCGGTCAGCGCATGACGGCAAAAACGGGTTCGCCCCTGTATTCTTCGTTTTCGGTGCTGTGCCGGTGGGCCTACGATATAAAGCCGCTTATGGATTTGGCTGCCGGAAGTTTTTGGCCGCGTCCGAACGTCGCCTCACAAGTGCTGACCTTTACTCCCGCAGCCGATTTTCCCGCATGCAAAAGCACCGAGCGCTTCCTTACGCTGCAGCGCGCTTTGTTTTCTTCGCGGCGAAAAACGGTAAAGAATAACTTAACCGCCTTGTATAAAGATGCCGAAAAAGCCGAACTGATTTTAAAACGGGCCGGCATACATCCTGCCGATCGGGCGGAAAACTTAAGCGTAGCCGACATTCTCGGCCTTGCCGATGCCGCATACGAATACGAATCGAAAGGACATACCGATGAACAACACGGATAA
- a CDS encoding YggS family pyridoxal phosphate-dependent enzyme has product MNNTDKIIRENIEHIREKIDRAASKSGRLSSAVKLMAVTKFRSIEEIRSAYGAGIRLFGENRVQEAVEKFSDPALRFDDARLHMIGVLQRNKVKSILPYVSCIHSVDRIELMEEIAKRLQAENPSLCPAFRPLRLLIEVHTGEESKSGFTSEDGIVRALEYAQEANLNVGGFMTMAPLSASPESAEVHRSFVTLREIKERMQKRFPSFSLTELSMGMSSDFETAIEEGSTLVRIGTALFRNAGAEAQA; this is encoded by the coding sequence ATGAACAACACGGATAAAATCATACGGGAAAACATCGAACACATCCGCGAAAAAATAGACAGGGCGGCTTCAAAAAGCGGCCGCTTAAGTTCCGCCGTAAAACTTATGGCCGTGACGAAGTTTCGCTCGATAGAAGAAATCAGGTCGGCTTACGGAGCGGGCATACGCTTGTTCGGCGAAAACCGCGTTCAGGAAGCCGTTGAAAAATTTTCGGATCCCGCTTTGCGCTTTGACGATGCCCGCCTGCACATGATAGGCGTTTTGCAGCGGAACAAGGTAAAATCGATTTTGCCCTATGTGAGCTGCATACATTCGGTGGACAGAATCGAACTTATGGAAGAAATCGCAAAACGCCTTCAAGCGGAAAATCCGTCTTTGTGCCCCGCGTTCAGGCCGCTTAGGCTACTGATCGAAGTGCACACGGGCGAAGAATCAAAATCGGGCTTTACGAGCGAAGACGGCATTGTACGGGCTTTGGAGTACGCCCAAGAAGCGAATCTGAACGTCGGCGGTTTTATGACGATGGCGCCGCTGAGCGCCTCTCCCGAATCGGCCGAGGTGCACCGTTCATTCGTTACGCTGCGCGAAATTAAAGAGCGTATGCAAAAACGCTTTCCCTCTTTTTCGCTGACCGAACTTTCAATGGGAATGTCTTCGGATTTTGAAACGGCAATTGAAGAGGGTTCCACCCTTGTACGCATCGGAACCGCCCTGTTCCGCAATGCCGGAGCGGAGGCGCAGGCGTGA
- a CDS encoding RluA family pseudouridine synthase → MPSICFNADTSLCPMRLDVYASSVQNISRSRLKSGIKRVAVNGKEAKLSLRLKGGEEVCIEWEDPVPENIEPENLPLDILFENEAVTVVNKASGMVTHPGAGNRRHTLVNALLYHWGRGCVCGASLRPGIVHRLDKDTSGVLIAAKNRDAEVFLQSEFKNRRVKKEYIAIVSGHPPALEGEIKNYLCRSSSNRKRFTVSPDDEAGKFAHTRYRCVGIYGPYSLMRIRIKTGRTHQIRVHMKYLGCPVLGDCVYGKKDARFPDAALMLHAYKLAVRLPPRASDSAPFNPDGGSLKSACSRDTPAVFTAPVPDRFKKVLKVLHAEFSSEHLASVSSKN, encoded by the coding sequence ATGCCGTCAATATGTTTTAATGCGGACACAAGTCTTTGTCCCATGCGCTTGGATGTGTACGCAAGTTCGGTGCAAAATATAAGCCGCTCGCGCTTAAAATCGGGAATAAAGCGCGTCGCCGTAAACGGAAAAGAAGCGAAACTTTCTTTGCGTCTTAAAGGCGGCGAGGAAGTATGCATTGAATGGGAAGATCCCGTGCCGGAGAATATCGAGCCCGAAAACCTTCCCTTGGATATTTTATTTGAAAACGAAGCGGTAACGGTCGTCAACAAGGCTTCGGGCATGGTAACGCATCCGGGGGCGGGAAACCGCCGGCACACGCTGGTCAATGCGCTTTTGTATCATTGGGGGCGCGGTTGTGTGTGCGGCGCTTCGCTGAGGCCGGGAATCGTTCACCGCCTCGATAAAGATACATCGGGCGTGTTGATTGCGGCGAAAAACAGGGATGCCGAAGTGTTTTTGCAAAGCGAATTTAAAAACCGCAGGGTAAAAAAAGAATATATCGCGATCGTAAGCGGACATCCGCCTGCGCTTGAGGGCGAAATCAAAAATTATCTGTGCCGCTCTTCTTCGAACCGCAAACGCTTTACCGTGTCGCCCGATGACGAAGCGGGAAAATTCGCCCACACTCGCTACCGCTGCGTCGGCATATACGGCCCGTATTCCCTTATGCGCATACGCATTAAAACGGGGCGCACGCATCAAATCCGCGTGCACATGAAATATTTGGGCTGTCCGGTTTTGGGCGACTGCGTGTACGGCAAAAAAGACGCACGCTTTCCCGACGCCGCTTTGATGCTCCATGCGTATAAGTTGGCAGTGCGCCTTCCGCCCCGTGCTTCCGATTCGGCTCCGTTTAACCCCGACGGCGGCTCTCTTAAGAGCGCCTGCAGTCGGGATACGCCCGCCGTTTTTACCGCTCCGGTACCCGACCGTTTTAAAAAAGTGCTTAAAGTGCTTCATGCCGAATTCAGTTCGGAGCATCTTGCATCCGTTTCTTCAAAAAATTAA
- a CDS encoding pseudouridine synthase: MNVKELSISLIAREADFIVIDKPAGLPSAPLAENEDTAFSQIVRLAPEAALVYGKKKTEGGLVHRLDTATRGLLLAACTQNAFDDFVRQQEEGRFIKYYCAYCDCRKPDLLSRIVPPLSIESRFRAYGEGGKKVKPVFADSGRADLKKAGSKIYRTEIVSVREVKTEDGMPAVQVMCKIANGFRHQVRSHLASYGLPVIGDFLYNEDNNERNMENSELCAQLRFTACALEFDHPANGRRLRFVLEGFTLPD, translated from the coding sequence ATGAACGTAAAGGAACTTTCAATTTCACTCATCGCGCGCGAAGCCGACTTTATCGTTATAGACAAACCCGCAGGGCTTCCGTCGGCGCCGCTTGCCGAAAACGAAGACACCGCTTTTTCGCAAATCGTTCGCCTTGCGCCCGAAGCCGCCCTCGTGTACGGTAAAAAGAAAACGGAAGGCGGACTTGTACACCGTTTGGATACGGCGACACGGGGCTTGCTCCTTGCCGCATGTACGCAAAACGCTTTTGACGATTTTGTGCGTCAACAGGAAGAAGGCCGCTTTATAAAATATTATTGCGCGTATTGCGATTGCCGAAAACCGGACCTTTTGAGCCGTATTGTGCCGCCGCTGAGCATCGAAAGCCGCTTCCGTGCGTACGGCGAGGGCGGCAAAAAAGTAAAGCCCGTCTTTGCCGATTCCGGAAGAGCCGATTTGAAAAAAGCCGGAAGTAAAATCTACCGCACGGAAATCGTATCGGTGCGGGAAGTAAAAACGGAAGACGGAATGCCGGCCGTGCAGGTTATGTGCAAAATCGCAAACGGCTTCCGCCATCAAGTGCGCTCCCACCTTGCATCCTACGGTTTGCCGGTCATCGGCGATTTTTTATATAACGAAGACAATAACGAGCGCAATATGGAAAATTCCGAGTTATGCGCTCAGTTGCGCTTTACGGCTTGCGCATTGGAATTCGATCATCCGGCAAACGGTAGGCGGCTGCGCTTTGTTTTGGAAGGATTTACATTGCCGGATTGA
- a CDS encoding bifunctional folylpolyglutamate synthase/dihydrofolate synthase produces the protein MVIRKSAMQRFEQWLEQYRNFEKNPEKDFFRLDTMRYLCERFGNPQNAYKSIHVAGSKGKGSVSVFCASVLEEAGFKTGLYLSPHVADIRERVSSPFSFLPETEYEKAVNAFIPAAEFFITEAGDEKTKPTWFELMTLFAFFCFRSCGMEWVVFETGLGGRLDATNVLLPCVCAITQIELEHTEYLGTTLQAIAGEKAGIIKQGIPVCIAPQKNEVKNVFEHKAREMQAPILCIGDAANINYKSGNLSGTPPGCGDVGSNFDSAAEILFSAEKLRQFEKAYGRRLSFSRPLTARLKLQGKFQAENAATAAAAVKLALPDIDERIIEQGLEKAFLPARFETVRLPVQNGALTIVIDGCHTANSMKGTLETFYAHFGARCHLLFACAADKDVESMARIIKDSPCSFSRIALTVPGSAKRSDYEKTVRAFSACFENATAAPSVLHADKDFGRAIRQAIDCAAKENKTLLCAGSFYLAGEVKNAIRELNPAM, from the coding sequence ATGGTTATTAGAAAATCGGCGATGCAGCGCTTCGAGCAGTGGCTCGAACAATACCGGAACTTTGAAAAAAATCCCGAAAAGGATTTTTTCCGCCTCGATACAATGCGGTATTTGTGCGAACGATTCGGAAATCCGCAAAACGCGTATAAATCGATTCACGTTGCCGGCTCCAAGGGCAAGGGTTCAGTATCGGTTTTTTGCGCTTCCGTTTTGGAAGAAGCGGGTTTTAAAACGGGTTTATACCTGTCGCCCCATGTCGCCGATATCCGCGAACGCGTAAGCAGCCCTTTTTCTTTTTTGCCGGAAACGGAATACGAAAAGGCCGTGAACGCTTTTATTCCCGCAGCCGAGTTTTTTATTACAGAAGCCGGCGATGAAAAAACAAAGCCGACATGGTTTGAACTGATGACGCTTTTCGCTTTTTTTTGTTTCCGCAGCTGCGGCATGGAATGGGTTGTCTTTGAAACGGGCTTGGGCGGACGGCTCGACGCAACGAACGTTCTGCTGCCTTGTGTATGCGCGATAACGCAAATTGAATTGGAACACACCGAATATTTGGGAACAACGCTGCAAGCTATTGCGGGCGAAAAGGCGGGCATTATAAAACAGGGAATTCCCGTATGCATTGCGCCGCAAAAAAACGAAGTAAAAAACGTATTTGAACATAAAGCGCGCGAAATGCAGGCTCCGATTTTATGTATCGGCGATGCCGCGAATATAAACTATAAAAGCGGCAACCTTAGCGGCACTCCCCCGGGCTGCGGTGATGTCGGAAGCAATTTCGATTCGGCCGCGGAAATTTTGTTCAGCGCCGAAAAACTTCGGCAATTCGAAAAAGCCTACGGGCGGCGCCTGTCGTTTTCGCGGCCGCTCACAGCGCGCCTTAAACTGCAGGGAAAATTTCAAGCGGAAAACGCGGCGACAGCGGCGGCGGCCGTAAAGCTTGCTCTTCCCGATATCGATGAAAGAATAATCGAACAGGGCTTGGAAAAAGCCTTTTTACCCGCGCGCTTCGAAACGGTACGCCTTCCCGTGCAAAACGGCGCTCTGACGATCGTCATTGACGGCTGCCACACGGCAAACAGTATGAAAGGAACGCTGGAAACATTTTATGCGCATTTCGGCGCACGATGCCACTTGCTCTTTGCCTGCGCAGCCGATAAAGACGTCGAATCGATGGCGCGCATCATAAAAGATTCGCCCTGCTCTTTCAGCCGCATTGCGCTTACCGTTCCGGGAAGCGCCAAACGCTCCGATTACGAAAAAACCGTGCGCGCGTTTTCGGCATGCTTTGAAAACGCAACCGCCGCCCCTTCCGTCCTACATGCGGACAAAGACTTCGGCCGCGCAATACGGCAAGCGATCGATTGTGCCGCAAAAGAAAACAAAACGCTTCTGTGCGCCGGTTCCTTTTATTTAGCCGGTGAAGTAAAAAACGCGATACGGGAACTCAATCCGGCAATGTAA